The Candidatus Parvarchaeota archaeon sequence GGTAGTTCAATGGAAACAAAAAAAACATTTTCGGCAGGCGGCGTGGTGCTTGACTGGCAAGGGCGTGTGCTTGTAGTAAGCCAGCATGGGACCTCCTGGTCGCTTCCAAAGGGGCATATTGACCCTGGAGAGAGTGAACTGTCTGCTGCAAAGCGCGAGATTGAGGAGGAGTCTGGCATAAAGCAGCAAGCACTTGAGCTTGTGCGGGAGCTTGGTACATATTCGCGCTACAAGATTGGCAGGCTTGGAGGGGAGGACAAGACAGAACTAAAGACGATAACAATGTTCCTATTCAGGCTGAAAAGGGAGGAAGGCGATAATGAAAGCAGGGTTCTCAGGCCAACCGACCCCGAAAATCCGGAAGCCCGCTTTGTTGAGAAAGATAAAGTGGCTGCATTTTTG is a genomic window containing:
- a CDS encoding NUDIX domain-containing protein — its product is METKKTFSAGGVVLDWQGRVLVVSQHGTSWSLPKGHIDPGESELSAAKREIEEESGIKQQALELVRELGTYSRYKIGRLGGEDKTELKTITMFLFRLKREEGDNESRVLRPTDPENPEARFVEKDKVAAFLTHPKDRGFFESIMREI